TCCTACCGACCCTTTGGAAAACGCGAATCGTGGCCAGCCACACACTGCCAGCGTCCGTCACGAAAGACAAAAACGTCGGTGAATCGTGTGCGTCCTGTAGGCCGGCCATTCTCGCTGTTCACGCCGATGCCTCGGACGTACGCGGCCTCACCGTATATGTGAACGTGTAAATCCACTAGCTCGCTGTGGCTGCTGCTCGGCTTCGCCGCGTTAGCCAACATCGCGGACCGGGTGATGAGCGAACCATCAAAGTCGGCCTCCTCGAATTCGGTCGCCAGGAGGCATTCGAGCGCTGTGGTGTCATGGTGCTCCGCGGCGCGGACCCACGCCTGTTCGACCCGCACCAAAGCGGCTTCGTCCTTGGCCTCGTCGGCTGGGCACGCAGCGCCATGAGGCGATGAGAACAAGAGCAGAATGGCGAAAAACATGTTCACCGCACCTCTTGGAACGAGAGCGCAGAGAGGCACACGGGGTCCTCCGCGTGCGATGTGTATAGTCAGCTTCAGCGTTCGTTGGGCGGCGTCAGGAGCTATCCTTTCGCGAGCTTCGGATGGAATTTCACGCCCGGCAGCCCGTCAAAATCCTCATCCTGCGTCCACACCGTCCCCGCCATCCGCTGCGCCGTCGCATAGACGATGCTGTCCGCCAACGGCAGCTTGTGCACCACGCCTACCGTGGCCGCTGACAACGCCAGCGCCGCGTCGAGGTCGATCACCGTGCCTTGTTGCATGAGCGCCACCGCTTGGAGCGCGTCGCTTTCCCCGCGTTGGCGCAATACCACCTTGAACACTTCGAGCAAACACACGCTCGGTACCACGAGCCGGTCGACGGCTTCGATCGCCGCGGCAAAGCGCCCGGCCCCCGGGCCATCCGCGAAGTACTCGAGCCACGCCGACGAGTCGACGACATTCGGGCCTGTCGTCGCGGCCCGCTTCGCTGGCGCGATCACACCCGGTCGCGCTCGCGACGCATGGTGGTGTCGAGACCCGCGAGAAAGCCGCGCATGCGTTTCAGTGGCTGTACCGGGATCAGCTCGATGCGGTTCTCGTAGGCGAGCGCCTGCACTTTTTGGCCAGGCGCCAATCCCAGCCGCTCGCGAATTTCCCGAGGGATTACGACCTGGAATTTCGGCGAAATAGTCACGACGTCCATCGGGGCCTCGATCGATCGAAGAATCGTATGACGATATGGCAATCTATCAT
The Gemmatimonadaceae bacterium DNA segment above includes these coding regions:
- a CDS encoding nuclear transport factor 2 family protein, with protein sequence MFFAILLLFSSPHGAACPADEAKDEAALVRVEQAWVRAAEHHDTTALECLLATEFEEADFDGSLITRSAMLANAAKPSSSHSELVDLHVHIYGEAAYVRGIGVNSENGRPTGRTRFTDVFVFRDGRWQCVAGHDSRFPKGR
- a CDS encoding type II toxin-antitoxin system VapC family toxin codes for the protein MIAPAKRAATTGPNVVDSSAWLEYFADGPGAGRFAAAIEAVDRLVVPSVCLLEVFKVVLRQRGESDALQAVALMQQGTVIDLDAALALSAATVGVVHKLPLADSIVYATAQRMAGTVWTQDEDFDGLPGVKFHPKLAKG
- a CDS encoding AbrB/MazE/SpoVT family DNA-binding domain-containing protein — protein: MDVVTISPKFQVVIPREIRERLGLAPGQKVQALAYENRIELIPVQPLKRMRGFLAGLDTTMRRERDRV